Proteins encoded within one genomic window of Synechococcus sp. PCC 7335:
- a CDS encoding glycosyltransferase family A protein, with the protein MSNSWENTCMLLERSLKSICAQTSSDFKVLVVCHEQPSLEFQHPAIEFLSVDFATPKPINYEDEFPMREARRDKHRKILQGILHAQQVQPSHIMLMDADDLVSNSLAAFVEQHKSEPGWYIDRGFEYFEGNGQLFPIKHRFYGKCGSSHIVRFDILEKIAQTTSLEEISPRFLHHQDVQKFVKEQGFSLSPLPFPGAVYITNHGDNMWASQGVLLKRYGQTPKAFILFYLRKLFKAIVSQKKSAALIQEYGIYDVPS; encoded by the coding sequence ATGTCGAACTCATGGGAAAACACATGCATGCTGCTAGAAAGATCGCTCAAGTCGATATGTGCTCAAACGAGTTCGGACTTCAAAGTTTTAGTCGTTTGTCATGAGCAGCCCTCGCTTGAGTTCCAGCATCCTGCTATCGAGTTTTTAAGCGTAGATTTTGCCACTCCAAAGCCGATTAACTATGAGGATGAGTTCCCGATGCGAGAGGCGAGAAGGGATAAGCATCGAAAAATCTTGCAAGGCATTTTGCACGCTCAGCAAGTTCAGCCTTCTCACATCATGTTGATGGACGCAGATGACTTAGTTTCTAATTCCTTAGCGGCGTTTGTTGAACAGCACAAATCTGAACCTGGCTGGTACATCGATAGAGGCTTTGAGTACTTTGAGGGAAATGGACAGCTATTTCCTATCAAGCATCGGTTTTATGGAAAGTGTGGCTCTTCTCATATTGTCAGATTTGACATTCTAGAAAAGATAGCTCAAACAACTTCGCTTGAAGAAATTAGTCCTAGGTTCTTACATCACCAAGATGTTCAAAAGTTTGTCAAAGAGCAAGGGTTTTCCCTATCACCACTGCCTTTCCCAGGCGCTGTGTATATCACTAACCACGGCGATAACATGTGGGCTTCGCAGGGAGTACTCTTAAAAAGATATGGTCAAACGCCAAAAGCGTTTATATTGTTTTATCTTAGAAAGCTTTTCAAAGCTATCGTTTCACAAAAAAAGAGTGCCGCGCTAATCCAGGAGTATGGAATCTATGATGTCCCTTCCTAA
- a CDS encoding cyanoexosortase A system-associated protein — protein MKPKGLWVSVWYLLLLASFGGVYFALAAVIMRPSATQAKSEPFLFPAQIPLSGWQSIDTEPIVSSDVPQQGQQYRYLQNERTMIVDLWYGRNGRACQQLLRRKLTPSEVPASSSQGSGDGVNEEQADSAKTQNAAGYASSVHETAHGSYKHISGIGEDSIQAVIDARGGSVVTQEQFIRNRYQYFLRPRSMLRWLTGRESITGDHDCLLTELSIPTQSTSAVSTRSLLESTWQDIFQWGQAQLYVRH, from the coding sequence ATGAAGCCTAAAGGATTATGGGTATCTGTTTGGTATCTTTTGTTGCTGGCTAGTTTTGGTGGTGTCTACTTTGCCCTAGCGGCGGTAATTATGAGGCCATCGGCTACGCAGGCAAAATCAGAACCCTTTCTTTTCCCAGCTCAAATACCTCTCTCAGGCTGGCAATCGATCGATACAGAGCCGATAGTCAGTTCTGATGTGCCCCAGCAAGGGCAACAATACCGATACCTGCAGAACGAACGTACCATGATAGTTGATCTTTGGTATGGGCGTAATGGTAGAGCTTGCCAACAGCTTTTACGGCGGAAGCTGACTCCTTCAGAGGTCCCTGCGTCGAGCAGCCAGGGAAGTGGCGACGGAGTCAATGAAGAGCAGGCCGATAGCGCTAAAACGCAGAACGCTGCAGGTTACGCATCATCAGTTCATGAGACAGCCCACGGTTCGTACAAACATATCAGCGGAATTGGGGAAGACTCTATACAGGCGGTAATTGATGCTAGAGGGGGGAGTGTAGTTACTCAAGAACAATTCATCCGTAATCGCTATCAGTACTTTCTTCGTCCCCGGTCAATGCTGCGATGGCTCACAGGGAGAGAGAGTATTACTGGCGATCACGACTGTTTGCTTACTGAGCTATCAATTCCAACCCAATCCACTTCAGCGGTGAGTACCCGCTCGCTACTGGAATCAACCTGGCAAGATATTTTTCAATGGGGCCAAGCTCAGTTATACGTAAGACACTAG
- a CDS encoding sulfotransferase domain-containing protein yields MSPALFNPSIYGDLSSRAKQLTKQAIIRLNYLLGNYQEAVWLVGDGRSGTTWVSNLINWHGHYREMFEPFHPALVSGLESFQMHHYLRADQAAPDETKVLESIFSGRFYHERPDALNKRFLYKGLLIKDIFANLVIAWVKRNLPHVKPVFVIRNPFAVALSKQKRTRGVWMTDPSDFLSQPALVDDHLAPFREVIEQVGDDFIERQILIWSIIHYVPFRQLNRRDAYVLFYEDLFEEPEKELANLFGYLFESQSVTLEPKLLAKIRKPSQTPGKDNNILLGKSPIETWKNELSSAQIDRGMDILSRFGLDKIYGTRSRPDKTFVDNLISR; encoded by the coding sequence ATGAGTCCGGCGCTCTTCAACCCAAGCATCTACGGCGATCTTTCTTCCAGGGCTAAGCAGCTCACTAAGCAAGCGATTATTAGACTTAACTACCTTCTAGGCAACTACCAAGAAGCAGTTTGGCTAGTGGGTGATGGCCGCAGCGGCACCACCTGGGTGTCTAATCTAATCAACTGGCACGGCCACTACCGAGAGATGTTCGAGCCGTTTCATCCGGCACTGGTCAGTGGCCTTGAATCATTTCAGATGCATCACTACCTAAGGGCTGATCAGGCTGCTCCTGATGAAACCAAAGTCCTAGAATCTATTTTTAGCGGTAGGTTCTATCACGAGCGACCAGATGCGCTCAATAAGCGCTTTCTATACAAGGGACTCTTAATCAAGGATATTTTTGCCAATCTAGTGATTGCCTGGGTCAAGCGAAATCTACCCCATGTAAAGCCTGTTTTCGTGATTCGTAATCCGTTCGCAGTCGCGCTTTCCAAACAGAAAAGAACTCGAGGGGTTTGGATGACGGACCCTAGTGATTTTCTATCTCAACCAGCGCTAGTAGACGATCACCTAGCGCCTTTTAGAGAAGTTATTGAGCAGGTTGGCGACGACTTCATAGAAAGACAAATACTGATCTGGAGCATTATTCACTATGTACCGTTTCGGCAGCTAAATCGAAGGGATGCCTATGTTCTGTTCTATGAAGATCTTTTTGAGGAACCTGAAAAAGAACTCGCTAATCTCTTCGGCTATCTTTTTGAAAGTCAGTCTGTGACGTTAGAGCCTAAACTGCTAGCTAAGATACGCAAACCCAGTCAGACGCCTGGTAAAGATAACAATATCCTTTTGGGGAAATCTCCTATCGAAACGTGGAAGAACGAACTGTCTTCTGCTCAAATTGATCGCGGCATGGATATACTTAGTCGCTTTGGCCTTGATAAAATCTATGGAACGAGATCAAGGCCGGATAAAACCTTTGTCGATAACTTGATTAGTCGTTAA
- a CDS encoding sulfotransferase, with protein sequence MLESSSPSRPNSWAKPVTWKTLPYLAKRTAGMDRDKYRTKQRSLTINRVWSTLFPNLSRPVFLIGAACSGTTFLGDCLAEVPELSYHFEPIATKAAARCVYEGLWSHTKAKFFYRTVYAWLMRLHADGDLRFVEKTPRNCCIIPFLNEAFPDAQFIHIIRDGRDAALSLSKKPWLAKRAATSGKYEPGGYPYGPYAQFWVEPERRDEFETTSDIHRCIWAWHRFTEEAITATRNLPSEKLLEVRYESFGSDPVGEADKIMDFLGIKDENSRRSFEAAVSTFNASLTEQWKQQLNEQQLAEIYDESGELLRQLHYL encoded by the coding sequence ATGTTAGAGAGTTCTTCTCCTTCACGACCAAACTCTTGGGCTAAGCCTGTCACATGGAAGACTCTGCCATATCTAGCCAAACGAACGGCGGGCATGGATAGAGATAAATACCGCACCAAACAGCGATCACTGACGATAAATCGAGTTTGGTCGACGCTATTTCCAAACTTGAGTCGGCCCGTCTTTTTGATCGGGGCAGCCTGCTCTGGAACTACATTCCTAGGAGACTGTCTCGCTGAAGTGCCTGAGCTGTCCTATCATTTCGAGCCAATAGCAACTAAAGCGGCTGCTAGGTGTGTGTATGAAGGGCTCTGGAGTCATACCAAGGCAAAGTTTTTTTATCGCACAGTATATGCGTGGCTGATGAGACTTCATGCCGATGGTGACTTACGCTTTGTCGAAAAAACACCTCGCAATTGCTGTATCATTCCTTTTTTGAATGAAGCGTTTCCAGACGCTCAGTTTATTCATATCATCCGTGATGGGCGCGACGCTGCGCTCTCGCTGAGTAAAAAGCCGTGGCTAGCTAAGCGCGCAGCGACTTCTGGCAAATATGAACCTGGAGGATATCCTTATGGGCCCTACGCTCAGTTCTGGGTCGAGCCTGAAAGACGCGATGAATTTGAGACAACCAGTGATATCCACCGCTGTATATGGGCTTGGCATAGGTTTACCGAAGAAGCGATCACAGCTACTCGCAATCTGCCTTCAGAAAAATTACTAGAGGTCCGATACGAATCTTTTGGCTCGGATCCGGTAGGCGAAGCAGACAAAATTATGGACTTCTTGGGCATCAAAGATGAGAATTCTCGTCGGTCATTCGAGGCGGCCGTATCAACTTTCAACGCTAGTCTAACCGAGCAGTGGAAGCAACAGCTTAATGAACAACAGCTCGCTGAAATATACGACGAGTCGGGAGAGCTATTGCGTCAGCTACACTACCTGTAA
- a CDS encoding glycosyltransferase yields MKILFLDQSGTPGGAELCLLDIAKPYRDSTVGLLADGPFRELLAQHEISTTVFTTQAINVRKESNLLTSLRSLSQLLPLVQTVAKATRSYDLIYANTPKALVVGALASLQSRRPLVYHLHDIISPDHFSRINRLLLVTLANRVAKLVIANSQASQAAFVAAGGRSQLCRVVYNGFDSRQYAIAPSEIHRLRANLALTEGFWVGHFSRLSPWKGQHVLLKALTLCPKDTKAILVGDALFGEDDYVLELHRQVEQLGLQDRVRFLGFRSDIPQLMSACDLVTHTSTAPEPFGRVIVEAMLCGTPVVAAAAGGATELVDAGKNGWLCPPDNPELLAKAISACRNQPEQCQQIAQVAQTQARDRFDVSTINALIAQHLQSVAP; encoded by the coding sequence ATGAAAATCTTGTTTCTAGATCAAAGCGGCACACCAGGAGGCGCTGAGCTTTGCCTATTAGATATTGCTAAGCCTTACCGCGACTCGACAGTAGGACTTCTGGCGGATGGACCTTTTCGAGAGCTACTGGCACAGCACGAAATCTCGACGACTGTGTTTACTACGCAGGCGATTAACGTTCGTAAGGAGAGCAATTTGCTTACGAGCCTTCGTAGCCTGAGTCAGCTATTGCCGCTCGTACAGACCGTCGCAAAGGCGACTCGCAGCTACGACTTGATTTATGCCAACACACCAAAAGCGCTCGTCGTTGGTGCTTTGGCGAGTCTGCAAAGTCGGCGGCCGCTGGTATATCACCTACACGATATTATTTCACCCGATCACTTCAGCCGAATCAATCGCCTACTGCTTGTGACGCTAGCAAATAGAGTTGCTAAGTTAGTGATTGCTAACTCTCAAGCCAGTCAAGCTGCTTTTGTTGCCGCTGGTGGTCGTTCGCAGCTTTGCCGGGTAGTTTACAACGGGTTTGACAGTCGTCAATATGCGATCGCGCCTTCAGAGATCCATCGTCTGCGAGCAAACTTAGCCCTGACGGAAGGCTTTTGGGTTGGTCATTTCAGCCGTCTTTCTCCTTGGAAAGGTCAGCACGTATTGTTGAAGGCACTGACGCTGTGCCCAAAGGATACCAAGGCTATCTTGGTAGGAGATGCGCTTTTCGGAGAGGACGATTATGTCTTAGAACTTCATCGACAAGTTGAGCAGTTAGGCTTACAAGATCGCGTTAGGTTTCTTGGATTTCGCTCAGATATTCCTCAGCTGATGAGCGCTTGTGATTTAGTTACGCATACCTCTACAGCGCCAGAACCGTTTGGTAGAGTCATCGTAGAGGCAATGCTGTGTGGAACGCCTGTGGTTGCAGCGGCGGCAGGTGGAGCGACAGAGCTAGTCGACGCTGGTAAGAATGGTTGGCTCTGTCCGCCAGACAATCCCGAGCTTTTAGCAAAGGCAATTTCAGCCTGCCGAAATCAGCCTGAGCAGTGCCAACAGATTGCTCAGGTTGCTCAAACGCAAGCGCGCGATCGCTTTGATGTATCAACTATCAACGCACTAATCGCTCAGCACCTACAGAGCGTTGCCCCATGA
- a CDS encoding glycosyltransferase family 4 protein translates to MERVNAVSASIVCVGNAWFPTAPGGLDRYVYELAYNLSFKDDVELCGVGLPESAADFPVALTNLADPECSLWQRFRQSRANYLNSPLRKLGAVDAINLHFALYSFPLMKLFPASVPITFNFHGPWALESDKEGASALGIIVKRWIEQQVYRRCDRFIVLSKAFGQILHESYRVPWHKIHVIPGGVNTEWFQMSCDRASARTQLNWPQDRFILFTPRRLVHRMGLDNLIEALAEIAKTTPEVWLAIAGKGPLRSQLEEQVQSSGLEDNVRFLGFLPEADLPIAYQAADLTVMPSQSLEGFGLVLLESLACGTPAICTPIGGMPEVLSDLSPKLITEAADTRSITQRLQQAITGEIDLPDRASCRDYAVRNFSWPTITQRVRDILLMPVS, encoded by the coding sequence ATGGAACGTGTAAATGCGGTATCTGCCTCCATTGTCTGTGTTGGAAATGCGTGGTTTCCTACTGCACCAGGAGGGTTAGACCGTTATGTCTATGAGCTAGCGTATAATCTGTCTTTTAAGGACGATGTGGAGCTCTGCGGTGTAGGGCTACCCGAGTCAGCCGCAGACTTTCCGGTGGCGCTGACTAATTTGGCAGATCCAGAGTGCTCCCTCTGGCAGCGATTTAGACAGAGTCGAGCTAACTATCTAAACAGCCCTTTGAGGAAGTTAGGTGCAGTAGATGCGATTAATCTTCACTTTGCACTCTATAGTTTTCCACTGATGAAATTGTTTCCTGCTTCAGTGCCGATTACGTTCAATTTTCACGGCCCTTGGGCGCTAGAGAGTGATAAGGAAGGGGCAAGTGCACTTGGGATAATTGTGAAGCGTTGGATTGAGCAGCAGGTCTATCGGCGCTGTGACCGGTTTATTGTGCTCAGTAAAGCGTTTGGGCAAATATTGCACGAATCGTATCGGGTACCTTGGCACAAGATTCACGTTATTCCAGGTGGAGTGAATACTGAATGGTTTCAAATGAGTTGCGATCGCGCCTCGGCCCGCACCCAATTGAACTGGCCACAGGATCGCTTCATTTTGTTTACTCCCCGTCGCTTGGTTCATCGTATGGGGCTAGATAACTTAATAGAAGCACTAGCGGAGATTGCAAAGACTACGCCAGAGGTTTGGCTAGCAATTGCCGGTAAAGGACCGCTGCGATCGCAGCTAGAAGAACAAGTACAAAGCTCAGGATTAGAGGATAATGTGCGCTTTCTAGGCTTTTTGCCTGAAGCGGACTTACCTATCGCTTATCAGGCCGCCGATCTGACGGTTATGCCTAGTCAATCCTTAGAGGGATTTGGCCTAGTCTTGCTAGAATCTTTGGCTTGTGGAACACCCGCTATCTGCACACCCATCGGCGGTATGCCAGAGGTGCTAAGTGATCTCTCGCCTAAGCTGATTACAGAAGCTGCTGATACACGTTCAATCACTCAGAGACTACAACAGGCAATTACCGGAGAAATTGATCTGCCAGATAGGGCAAGCTGCCGTGACTACGCTGTCAGGAACTTCAGCTGGCCTACCATCACTCAAAGGGTTAGAGATATTCTATTGATGCCGGTCTCATGA
- a CDS encoding glycosyltransferase family 4 protein: protein MTMPTDRSFKFLLVSPTYACRPVTGAGQRTSLIFNTLKTLGSVDVLLVGDVKYEKFIAFFPGVNALHIAKPGERSELGLWRFLRPLSPKRIDAIAIRLGAKKFMYEPDKNVQQVLEDLQSKTDYDLVVGRYLRPTVRSGALHAKKAPLVLDIDDRDDVVYKSRLNLPGLNPVQRAFFQSYFRQTQAVTAELLPYCDHVWLTSEADAQEVDHPSKSILPNIPYTLNSSAREAFEENQSSKTVLFVGSYAHRVNAEGVERFILNCWPKIHAAVEDATLRIVGSGNWQAAKAKFYHIPNVEIVGFVDDLAEEYQNSAFTIAPLFEGGGTKIKVLETLFYQRTAVITDHAQYGYDNLKHKESLWVAATEADLIEGCIYLLGNPDLRAKMAAKGHQTVVKEYSFERFANLVQTSIKKLVAST from the coding sequence ATGACAATGCCTACCGATCGCTCTTTCAAGTTTCTATTGGTCTCGCCGACTTATGCTTGCAGACCTGTGACTGGCGCGGGTCAGCGGACGTCACTTATCTTTAATACGCTAAAAACGTTAGGTAGCGTCGATGTTCTGCTCGTAGGAGATGTGAAGTACGAGAAGTTTATAGCGTTTTTCCCTGGCGTGAATGCTTTGCATATTGCTAAACCCGGTGAACGTTCGGAATTAGGGTTGTGGCGGTTCTTAAGACCGTTGAGTCCAAAAAGAATTGATGCGATCGCCATCCGCCTAGGGGCTAAGAAATTCATGTACGAGCCTGACAAAAACGTTCAGCAGGTGCTAGAAGACCTTCAAAGTAAAACCGATTATGATCTAGTGGTAGGCCGATACCTGCGGCCAACGGTTCGCTCAGGTGCGCTTCATGCTAAAAAAGCGCCGCTTGTTTTAGATATAGATGATCGCGACGATGTCGTCTATAAGTCTCGGTTGAATCTACCTGGACTCAATCCAGTTCAAAGGGCGTTTTTCCAATCGTACTTCCGGCAGACGCAGGCCGTTACCGCAGAGCTGTTACCGTATTGCGATCATGTATGGCTTACCAGTGAAGCAGATGCACAAGAAGTCGACCATCCCTCTAAATCTATTCTGCCTAATATTCCTTACACGTTGAATAGCAGCGCTCGAGAAGCCTTTGAGGAAAATCAATCGTCTAAGACGGTCTTGTTTGTAGGTAGCTACGCCCATAGAGTAAATGCAGAGGGTGTTGAGCGCTTTATCTTGAACTGTTGGCCAAAGATTCACGCAGCAGTAGAAGATGCCACCTTGAGGATTGTGGGATCTGGCAACTGGCAAGCCGCAAAGGCTAAATTCTATCACATTCCAAACGTCGAGATTGTTGGATTTGTAGATGATCTCGCAGAGGAATATCAAAATTCGGCCTTCACAATAGCACCTTTGTTTGAAGGGGGCGGTACTAAGATCAAAGTGTTAGAAACCTTATTTTATCAGCGGACAGCCGTCATCACGGACCATGCTCAATACGGATATGACAACCTTAAGCACAAAGAATCCCTTTGGGTGGCTGCTACTGAAGCAGACCTAATCGAAGGGTGTATTTATCTACTGGGCAATCCTGACTTGCGCGCCAAAATGGCGGCTAAAGGCCATCAGACCGTAGTCAAAGAATACTCATTCGAGCGATTTGCGAACCTGGTTCAAACGTCTATTAAGAAATTAGTGGCATCTACCTGA
- a CDS encoding HpsJ family protein — protein MTSTQDTAAPAENGTSASAENGKVISRSPADSSVIDSVIAGRVGSLWEFSLGLLQSVRVLRFVGYGLLLLALLDLAEIVIPPQFMNPTWEFQTMGALVERVPVPLIGLGLVFLGENSGRSKRVKLLLRVLSWLSLLVAVLFFLLVPMGVLNTVRIDEENQQRLDVQLSQGIAELEAVRVELNSATTPDEVRGLLGAISGGEAPTVESREDVREAKAALETALAEGEASLQRDANNTLMDRRRRLFKRSVKWNIGAIISGALFFTIWKGTGWARR, from the coding sequence ATGACTTCAACTCAAGATACTGCAGCTCCGGCGGAAAATGGCACTTCAGCCTCGGCGGAAAATGGGAAAGTGATCAGCCGTAGCCCGGCTGATAGTAGTGTGATTGATAGCGTAATCGCCGGTAGAGTCGGCTCACTTTGGGAATTTAGCCTAGGGCTGCTACAGTCCGTACGCGTTCTGCGTTTTGTTGGCTACGGACTGCTGCTACTAGCGCTTCTAGACCTAGCAGAGATCGTAATTCCTCCTCAATTTATGAACCCAACGTGGGAATTTCAAACAATGGGGGCGCTGGTTGAACGGGTCCCAGTCCCCTTAATTGGTTTAGGGCTTGTGTTTTTGGGCGAAAACAGCGGCCGTTCTAAGCGAGTAAAGCTCTTGCTAAGAGTACTCTCCTGGCTATCGCTACTTGTTGCTGTCTTGTTTTTCCTCTTAGTTCCGATGGGTGTATTAAACACAGTACGCATCGACGAAGAGAACCAGCAGAGATTAGATGTTCAGCTCAGTCAAGGAATTGCCGAGCTTGAAGCTGTGAGAGTTGAGCTTAATAGCGCTACAACTCCAGATGAAGTGAGGGGCTTACTGGGAGCGATTTCAGGTGGAGAAGCTCCTACGGTTGAGAGCAGGGAGGACGTACGCGAGGCTAAAGCTGCGTTAGAGACCGCGCTGGCAGAGGGAGAGGCTAGTTTGCAACGCGATGCAAACAATACGCTGATGGATCGACGCAGAAGATTATTTAAGCGCTCTGTTAAGTGGAATATCGGCGCAATCATCTCCGGTGCTTTGTTCTTTACTATCTGGAAGGGAACCGGTTGGGCGCGTCGTTAG